A DNA window from Zonotrichia albicollis isolate bZonAlb1 unplaced genomic scaffold, bZonAlb1.hap1 Scaffold_122, whole genome shotgun sequence contains the following coding sequences:
- the LOC141727393 gene encoding LOW QUALITY PROTEIN: E3 ubiquitin-protein ligase PHF7-like (The sequence of the model RefSeq protein was modified relative to this genomic sequence to represent the inferred CDS: inserted 2 bases in 1 codon; deleted 1 base in 1 codon) — translation MSDSKQEGPGAREPACMLCRRAEADRDMCGDKLQKGGLCAHVFCMFFATLLFQQEMDRRGLMDFLPRDLLIAVRRAAQKRCCVCGQSGATIMCCTEDCDRGFHLPCAKEAGCVNQYISPYSSFCPEHRPEQEVEATPEQDTVCLICLEPVEDRKTFTTLVCPVCKRAWFHRDCIQVGALXPQPRGTAGAQQQRSRASLTLPVFALQGQALRAGLLCFQCPLCRDSEAFLIEMFSLGIRIPIREPTWEDNDAFADLGVRHGQCNARDCLYPGGREEAEEQGPWELLLCSSCAAEGTHRHCSGLRSSTHIWECDTCAGLGTSPSVSAHSPRLS, via the exons ATGTCTGACAGCAAGCAGGAGggccctggtgccagggagcCAG cctgcatgctgtgtcGCCGTGCCGAGGCTGACCGGGACATGTGTGGTGACAAACTGCAGAAgggtgggctctgtgcccacgtGTTCTGCATG TTCTTTGCCACTCTACTATTTCAGCAAGAGATGGACCGCAGGGGCCTCATGGACTTTCTCCCTCGAGATCTCCTAATTGCAGTGCGGCGGGCAGCACAGAAG CGCTGCTGCGTCTGTGGCCAGAGTGGGGCAACCATCATGTGCTGCACGGAGGACTGTGACAGAGGgttccacctgccctgtgccaaggaggctggctgtgtcaaTCAATATATTAGCCCGTACAG ctccttctgccctgagcaccgtccagagcaggaggtggaggCGACTCCTGAGCAGGACACCGTTTGCCtcatctgcctggagcctgtggAGGACAGAAAGACCTTCACAACCCTGGTGTGCCCAGTGTGCAAAAGGGCCTGGTTccacagagactgcatccaggTAGGAGCCCT ccctcagccccggggcacagcaggtgctcagcagcagcgg agcagggcctcgctcaccctgcctgtgtttgctctgcagggacaggcctTGCGCGCTGGTCTTTTATGCTTCCAATGCCCCCTGTGCAGAGACAGTGAGGCATTTCTTATCGAAATGTTCAGCTTGGGGATCCGAATCCCCATCAG AGAGCCAACATGGGAGGACAACGATGCCTTCGCGGATCTAGGAGTGAGGCACGGCCAGTGCAACGCCAGGGATTGCCTTTAccctggaggcagggaggaggcagaggaacaggg gccctgggaattgctcctgtgctcctcctgtgctgctgagggcacccacaggcactgctctggcctgagAAGCAGCACACACATATGGGAGTGTGACACCTGTGCTGGGCTCGGAACAT